From uncultured Bacteroides sp., a single genomic window includes:
- a CDS encoding glycoside hydrolase family 13 protein — translation MRKTLLSFILFIIAVTMNANCKIDKIEPSFWYIGMKNPELQLMVYGENIASSDVSVNYSGVNLSSVVKLESPNYLLVYLSLDKDVKAGKVELTFTQGKKKNIQYYELRQRSKPGYERIGFDASDVLYMLMPDRFANGNPENDNDKSLSPSTADRKDPNARHGGDLAGIVNHLDYFNELGVTALWFTPVLENSMSGGSYHGYATTNYYNVDPRLGTNNDYKDLIDKAHSKGLKIVMDMIFNHCGSEHPWLKDIPSHDWFNFPDYKKNFVQTSFKLTPHVDPYASDYDFKTMNDGWFVRSMPDLNQRNPHVLRYLIQNSFWWIEYAGIDGIRMDTYPYADFNAMAQWMKELNEEYPNFNIVGESWVTEPAYTAYWQKDSKLAAPRNSNLKTVMDFSFFDKINQAKNEESSEDWKGLNRIYNNFVYDFLYPNPSSVMAFLDNHDTNRFLENGNDVAALKQAVTLLLTIPRIPQLYYGTEIMMNGQKNISDGYVRKDFPGGWKEDTQNAFTKEGRTQIQNEVFDYISKILHWRKDNVVISEGTMKHFLPQNGIYVFARSFEGKTDLVILNGTSKEQTLPIKHYSEVLNEAVTGKDIISEDMINLSKNLTLSPRQSMIIEL, via the coding sequence ATGAGAAAAACACTTTTGTCTTTTATCTTGTTTATAATAGCAGTTACAATGAATGCAAACTGTAAAATAGATAAGATAGAGCCATCTTTCTGGTATATAGGAATGAAGAATCCAGAGTTACAATTGATGGTATACGGAGAAAATATCGCTTCGTCTGATGTCTCAGTAAACTATTCAGGAGTAAACTTAAGTAGTGTGGTTAAGTTAGAAAGTCCCAATTACTTATTAGTATATCTTAGTCTTGACAAAGATGTGAAGGCTGGCAAAGTTGAGTTGACTTTCACACAAGGAAAGAAAAAAAACATTCAGTACTATGAATTAAGACAACGCTCTAAACCAGGTTATGAACGAATTGGTTTTGACGCATCGGATGTACTTTATATGTTAATGCCCGATCGTTTCGCTAATGGAAATCCTGAAAATGATAATGATAAATCGCTGTCCCCTTCCACAGCAGACCGAAAGGATCCTAATGCTCGTCATGGAGGCGATCTAGCCGGCATCGTAAATCATCTGGACTATTTCAATGAATTGGGAGTTACTGCATTATGGTTCACCCCTGTTTTGGAGAACAGCATGAGTGGAGGTTCGTATCACGGATATGCTACAACAAACTATTACAACGTTGATCCTCGTTTAGGAACCAATAACGACTATAAGGACCTGATAGATAAAGCTCACAGCAAAGGGCTTAAGATTGTAATGGACATGATTTTCAATCACTGTGGTTCTGAGCACCCCTGGCTAAAAGATATACCATCACATGACTGGTTTAACTTTCCAGATTATAAAAAGAATTTTGTTCAGACTAGCTTTAAATTAACTCCGCACGTAGACCCTTATGCATCGGATTATGATTTTAAAACTATGAACGACGGATGGTTTGTACGTTCAATGCCCGATTTGAATCAACGGAACCCGCATGTACTCCGGTATCTTATTCAAAATAGCTTCTGGTGGATTGAGTATGCAGGCATTGATGGTATTCGAATGGACACATATCCTTATGCTGATTTTAATGCAATGGCACAATGGATGAAAGAATTAAATGAAGAGTATCCAAATTTCAATATTGTGGGCGAATCCTGGGTAACAGAACCAGCCTATACTGCTTACTGGCAAAAAGATTCCAAGCTGGCAGCTCCACGTAATTCAAACCTGAAAACAGTAATGGATTTCAGCTTCTTTGATAAAATAAACCAAGCAAAGAATGAAGAGAGCAGTGAAGATTGGAAAGGACTAAATCGCATTTATAATAATTTTGTGTACGACTTCCTTTATCCTAACCCATCATCCGTGATGGCCTTTCTAGACAACCACGACACCAACCGTTTTCTGGAAAATGGGAATGACGTGGCTGCATTGAAGCAAGCCGTTACTTTACTTCTCACTATTCCACGAATTCCACAACTTTATTACGGCACGGAAATTATGATGAATGGTCAGAAGAATATTAGTGACGGATATGTACGTAAAGACTTTCCCGGAGGCTGGAAAGAAGATACTCAAAATGCCTTTACCAAAGAAGGACGCACCCAAATTCAGAATGAAGTTTTTGATTATATCAGCAAAATTCTGCATTGGAGAAAAGACAATGTTGTTATCTCTGAAGGAACAATGAAACATTTCCTTCCACAAAACGGTATTTACGTTTTTGCCCGCAGCTTCGAAGGTAAAACAGATTTGGTAATTCTTAACGGTACAAGCAAAGAGCAGACTCTGCCAATCAAGCATTATAGCGAGGTGCTAAACGAAGCTGTAACAGGAAAAGATATAATCAGTGAAGATATGATCAATTTATCCAAGAATTTGACACTCTCACCCAGACAATCAATGATCATAGAGTTATAA
- a CDS encoding polysaccharide deacetylase family protein has protein sequence MGKQIFQTESTSRWKKFKWSMRFVFFIAAILIAALIIMLIIDRSPSLPFRQDYRSVVTASKPFMQETKLSKEYKGFRNYIQDKKWHTNYEKEKEASLKRYGRFQGKNDSNKNKCIESWNKFPAGIRSAFYVAWDPQSYFSLKRNIRNLNLIMPEWFFIDPKTDELKTNVDPQGFSLMKKSGIPIMPMLSNNFDREFRPEAIGRILHSEKKRKKMIFQVLAQCLRNKFAGINIDFEDLNESSDEYLIQFVREISAAFHSKGLLVTQDIMPFNDDYNIKELAKYNDYLFLMAYDEYSSGGDPGPISSQKWIEATVDDLAKKAPAGKIILGLGAFGYDWSASANLNSNLTYQQALSKASASDSKINFDNNTYNLNYAYKDDKNIVHQVYFTDAATHFNTMRFGAEYGLAGFGLWRLGSEDSRVWKFYNKDLDYDAASKISKKDLEDVKMTTDVDYIGDGEVLDVLNTPHSGKIKTEIDSTDMLISEENYIKIPSTYQIRKYGEAGPKQLLLTFDDGPDETYTPQILDILAKYHVPAAFFVIGMQAEKNLPLIKRIYNEGHLIGNHTFTHRNVANNTQSRTFIELKLTRLLIECITGHSTILFRAPYNADSEPASMEEIVPVAWAREQNYLDVGETIDPEDWQVGIKANTIFIRVVKAIEQGRGHIILLHDAGGETRAETVKVLPMIIEYFHKKGYTFTTLSSILEKNKQELMPEVPKGKGYYVMQANLALASITYWGTNFLTSLFIIFIIMGIARLTFMMILTIRERRKNRNIIYNESLLKNAPLVSVIVPAYNEEVNAVSSLNNLLKQDYPNFNIIFVDDGSKDETYKRVCDALSQNEKMKIFTKPNGGKASALNFGIQHTDAEYVVCIDADTKLYPNAVSLMMLHFLDNKNDKIGAVAGNVKVGNQINLLTKWQAIEYITSQNFDRLAFANINAITVVPGAIGAFKKAAIDEAGGLTTDTLAEDCDLTIRILKAGYTIENENNAIAMTEAPEKIKQFIKQRTRWSFGVMQTFWKHRETLLDKKYKGLGIWAMPNILIFQFIIPFFSPLADLFMLFGIFTGNAEKIGLYYLIFMLVDISISVVAFIFEGEKVTKLIWIIPQRFCYRWIMYVVLFRSFRKAIKGELQTWGVLKRSGNVADVE, from the coding sequence ATGGGTAAACAGATTTTCCAAACAGAAAGTACTTCAAGATGGAAGAAGTTTAAATGGAGCATGAGATTTGTATTTTTTATTGCCGCTATTCTTATAGCAGCATTAATTATTATGCTCATCATTGACAGAAGTCCTTCTCTTCCATTCAGACAAGACTATAGAAGTGTTGTAACAGCTTCTAAGCCTTTTATGCAGGAAACAAAATTATCAAAAGAGTATAAAGGCTTTAGAAATTATATACAGGATAAAAAATGGCATACCAATTATGAAAAGGAAAAAGAAGCTTCCTTAAAAAGATACGGGCGGTTTCAAGGTAAAAACGATTCAAATAAAAACAAATGCATAGAAAGCTGGAATAAATTCCCTGCAGGAATCCGCTCAGCATTTTACGTTGCATGGGATCCGCAATCCTATTTTTCTTTGAAAAGAAATATCCGCAACCTGAACTTAATAATGCCTGAATGGTTCTTTATTGATCCTAAAACAGATGAACTAAAGACAAATGTCGATCCACAGGGATTCAGTCTGATGAAAAAAAGTGGAATTCCTATTATGCCAATGTTAAGTAATAACTTTGACCGTGAGTTCAGACCTGAAGCAATTGGAAGAATACTTCACAGTGAAAAGAAGAGAAAGAAAATGATATTCCAGGTTTTAGCACAATGCCTTAGGAATAAATTTGCGGGAATTAACATTGACTTTGAAGATCTAAATGAAAGCAGTGATGAATATTTAATTCAGTTTGTTAGAGAAATATCAGCAGCTTTTCACTCAAAAGGATTGTTGGTAACTCAGGATATTATGCCTTTCAATGATGACTATAACATTAAAGAGTTAGCAAAATACAACGATTATCTGTTTTTAATGGCTTACGATGAATACTCTTCAGGGGGTGATCCTGGTCCTATCAGTTCTCAAAAATGGATAGAAGCTACTGTTGATGATTTAGCAAAAAAAGCCCCGGCTGGAAAAATAATTCTTGGTCTTGGTGCTTTTGGTTATGACTGGTCTGCATCTGCTAATTTGAATTCAAACCTTACTTACCAGCAAGCTCTTTCAAAAGCATCAGCCAGCGATTCAAAAATCAATTTTGATAATAATACATACAATCTGAACTATGCCTATAAGGATGATAAGAATATTGTTCATCAGGTGTATTTTACAGATGCTGCAACCCACTTCAATACTATGAGATTTGGTGCTGAATACGGACTTGCAGGTTTTGGTCTGTGGCGTTTGGGTAGTGAAGATAGCAGAGTGTGGAAGTTTTATAATAAAGATCTTGACTATGATGCTGCATCCAAAATAAGTAAGAAAGATCTGGAAGATGTAAAAATGACTACCGATGTAGATTACATAGGTGATGGCGAAGTTCTTGATGTACTTAATACTCCGCATTCAGGAAAGATCAAAACAGAAATAGACAGCACAGACATGCTTATCTCTGAGGAAAACTATATAAAAATTCCAAGTACCTATCAGATAAGAAAATATGGAGAAGCTGGTCCAAAACAGTTGTTGCTTACATTTGATGACGGGCCTGACGAGACATACACTCCTCAGATTCTGGATATTCTAGCTAAATATCATGTTCCTGCAGCATTTTTTGTGATAGGTATGCAAGCAGAAAAGAATCTCCCATTAATAAAACGCATTTACAATGAAGGACATTTAATTGGGAATCACACATTTACTCACAGAAATGTGGCAAATAACACCCAAAGTCGTACATTTATTGAACTAAAACTGACTCGTTTGCTAATAGAGTGTATTACCGGACATAGTACAATCCTCTTCCGGGCACCGTATAATGCAGACAGTGAGCCAGCCAGTATGGAAGAAATTGTTCCGGTAGCTTGGGCCAGAGAGCAAAATTATCTGGATGTCGGTGAAACAATTGACCCTGAAGACTGGCAAGTTGGCATAAAAGCGAATACCATTTTCATCAGAGTAGTTAAGGCTATTGAACAAGGCAGAGGACACATTATTCTGCTTCATGATGCCGGAGGAGAGACGCGTGCTGAAACAGTCAAAGTTCTTCCTATGATTATTGAGTATTTCCATAAAAAAGGATATACATTTACAACTTTATCTTCAATTCTTGAGAAAAACAAGCAAGAATTAATGCCCGAAGTACCTAAAGGAAAAGGTTATTATGTAATGCAGGCCAACTTAGCATTGGCATCAATTACTTATTGGGGAACTAATTTCCTTACATCGTTATTTATCATCTTTATTATCATGGGAATAGCCCGGTTAACGTTTATGATGATACTCACTATAAGAGAAAGACGTAAAAACCGAAATATTATATATAATGAATCACTGTTGAAAAATGCTCCATTGGTATCAGTCATTGTACCGGCTTATAATGAGGAAGTAAATGCAGTATCTTCACTGAACAACCTTTTAAAACAAGACTATCCTAATTTTAATATCATATTTGTTGACGACGGTAGTAAGGATGAAACTTACAAAAGAGTTTGCGACGCTTTGTCACAAAACGAAAAGATGAAAATCTTCACTAAGCCAAACGGTGGTAAGGCTTCGGCATTGAATTTCGGTATTCAGCACACAGATGCAGAGTATGTGGTATGTATTGATGCCGACACCAAACTTTATCCAAATGCTGTTTCATTAATGATGTTACATTTTCTGGATAATAAAAACGACAAAATAGGTGCTGTAGCCGGAAATGTAAAAGTGGGTAATCAAATCAATCTTCTTACTAAATGGCAAGCTATAGAATATATAACCAGCCAGAACTTTGACCGCCTGGCTTTTGCAAATATCAATGCAATTACAGTAGTACCCGGTGCAATTGGAGCATTTAAGAAAGCAGCTATTGATGAAGCCGGAGGACTTACAACTGATACATTGGCAGAAGATTGTGACTTGACAATCCGTATCTTAAAGGCCGGATATACAATAGAGAACGAGAACAATGCCATAGCAATGACAGAAGCTCCAGAGAAAATCAAGCAGTTTATAAAACAGCGTACAAGATGGAGTTTTGGAGTGATGCAAACGTTCTGGAAACACAGAGAGACCCTTCTGGATAAAAAATACAAAGGTTTGGGTATCTGGGCTATGCCAAATATTCTTATATTCCAGTTCATTATTCCATTCTTCTCTCCATTGGCCGATCTATTTATGCTTTTCGGTATTTTCACTGGTAATGCAGAAAAGATAGGATTATATTACCTCATATTTATGCTTGTTGATATAAGCATTTCTGTGGTAGCCTTTATTTTTGAAGGAGAGAAAGTTACAAAACTTATCTGGATCATTCCCCAAAGATTCTGTTACCGATGGATAATGTATGTTGTACTCTTTAGAAGCTTTAGGAAAGCTATTAAAGGCGAATTGCAAACTTGGGGGGTATTAAAGAGATCTGGAAATGTCGCTGATGTAGAATAG
- a CDS encoding GH25 family lysozyme has translation MKKFLSIILSLLFLLFSSNVDARKRKHHHHRIVKKYIQIAERMPVPPRIVEGVCGIDVSHYQGTIDWDKVTHYENNPIKFVYVKATEGSNIKDECYERNLTLAKEKGLLVGSYHYFTSRSSAEEQFENFKQTANKERQDLIPVVDIEECRYWTSDVFHKNLQVFLNEVEAHYGKKPVIYTYASFYNHYLVDRYKDYKIFIAQYGEGNPELSDGNNWHIWQFTRRGRIDGIRGNVDVNAINPGCDNKDILLNNQPDAKESVEKKELVPNPVPVPVS, from the coding sequence ATGAAGAAGTTTTTATCGATTATATTATCTCTGTTATTCCTGTTGTTTTCATCTAACGTGGATGCTCGTAAGAGAAAACATCATCATCATCGTATCGTAAAGAAATACATTCAAATTGCAGAAAGAATGCCTGTTCCTCCCAGAATAGTGGAAGGAGTATGCGGAATTGATGTGTCTCATTATCAAGGAACAATAGATTGGGATAAGGTGACTCACTATGAAAATAATCCGATAAAATTTGTATATGTAAAGGCTACTGAAGGAAGTAATATTAAAGATGAATGCTATGAGAGAAACTTAACGTTGGCTAAAGAAAAAGGTCTCTTAGTAGGAAGTTATCATTATTTCACTTCCAGATCATCAGCAGAAGAACAGTTTGAGAACTTTAAGCAGACTGCTAATAAAGAACGCCAGGATCTTATTCCTGTGGTCGATATAGAAGAATGTAGATACTGGACTTCGGATGTTTTTCATAAAAATCTTCAGGTGTTTTTAAATGAGGTTGAAGCTCACTATGGAAAGAAGCCTGTTATATATACCTATGCTTCTTTTTATAATCACTATCTGGTTGACCGTTATAAGGATTATAAAATCTTTATAGCTCAATATGGAGAGGGAAATCCTGAATTGTCAGATGGTAATAACTGGCATATATGGCAGTTTACCCGTAGGGGGAGGATTGATGGAATTCGTGGAAATGTGGATGTGAATGCTATTAATCCGGGTTGCGATAATAAAGATATCTTACTAAACAATCAACCTGATGCAAAAGAAAGTGTTGAGAAGAAAGAACTTGTTCCTAATCCAGTTCCGGTACCTGTAAGCTAA
- a CDS encoding alpha-amylase family glycosyl hydrolase produces MKYKLSLLLLFVTVILQAQVTTNPSVITTDQVIEIIFDATQGNKGMVGATECYAHTGLVTSSSSGSSDWKYAPTWGDNSAKYKMVSVGTDKWKLTITPNIRSFYGVSNPQEKVKQLAFVFRNGDSSKEGKTATGGDIFVKIPQNVEFVSPGSISVTSPSEKVNIEINAANASNLSLFLDNIDSTPLTTAANATSLTFSQTFVKGDHNLIAQAVLGDQTYRDTVYLCSFSAPFSRKVRPDGVKEGITRQANGDITFCFYAPSTSSMFLLGDFNDYKPSVNYVMNYDYENNAPALRYYWFTVSGLDPDTEHGYQYLANRTIRCADPYSEKILDPWNDAYISSSVYPGLKSYPLGKTTDPVSVFTINKPTYNWQISNFTAPNANNLLVYELLVRDFTSEGTIKAATQKLDYVKSLGMTAVELMPIQEFDGNDSWGYNPNFYFAPDKAYGTSEDYKAFIDECHKRGLAVILDVVFNHSWGQFPWCKLYWDATNNRPATNNPFFNAVAPHPYSVGNDFKHSNSKVRGYFKNVLAYWLQEYKIDGFRFDLSKGFTDKLSDESSVSNYDASRISYIKEYIDTIKVVNPNAYAILEHFCATNEESELANDGAMLWRNLNGAYCQSAMGYVTDSDFSGLYYGLNMPAGSLMGYMESHDEERTAYKAVTYGDSSLKSSLEERMKQAANNAAFFLTVPGPKMVWQFGEVGYDISINENGRTGRKPLLWDYYDIAARKELYDNYSKLNALRNSYPDLFSTSSTFSWQVGTSDWDNGRFINIESADKQKHVVLAGNFSSSTKSLSVTFPHAGTWYNYLDRTPITVTTAQVVQVPSHEFRLYTDFYPLISGIKDVLISEKEVCGIDVYSINGMFIKRVKEASDLAEINLKKGCYIIRTNYVDGTASVTKILK; encoded by the coding sequence GATTGGAAATATGCTCCGACATGGGGGGATAATAGTGCGAAATATAAGATGGTCTCAGTTGGAACTGATAAGTGGAAATTAACAATAACTCCAAATATCCGTAGTTTCTATGGCGTTTCTAATCCTCAGGAAAAAGTAAAACAGCTTGCGTTTGTTTTTCGAAATGGAGATAGCTCTAAAGAAGGGAAAACTGCTACAGGCGGTGATATATTTGTTAAAATCCCTCAGAATGTTGAGTTTGTTTCCCCGGGCAGTATTTCTGTTACATCTCCATCAGAGAAAGTGAATATAGAGATTAATGCAGCTAATGCTTCTAATCTTTCTCTTTTTCTTGATAATATTGATTCTACACCTCTTACAACAGCGGCTAATGCTACGTCACTTACATTTAGTCAGACTTTTGTGAAAGGAGATCATAATTTGATTGCACAGGCAGTTTTAGGTGATCAGACTTATCGTGATACTGTTTATCTCTGTTCATTTTCTGCACCGTTCTCTAGAAAGGTACGTCCGGATGGAGTTAAAGAGGGGATAACCCGCCAAGCTAATGGGGATATTACGTTCTGTTTTTATGCTCCTAGTACTTCATCGATGTTCTTGTTAGGTGATTTTAATGATTACAAGCCTAGCGTTAATTATGTGATGAACTATGATTATGAGAACAATGCTCCAGCATTACGTTATTATTGGTTTACAGTTTCCGGTCTTGATCCTGATACAGAGCATGGTTACCAATATTTGGCTAACCGTACTATTCGTTGTGCTGACCCTTATAGTGAAAAAATACTTGATCCTTGGAACGATGCATATATTTCTTCCAGTGTTTATCCCGGACTTAAGTCGTATCCATTAGGAAAAACAACTGATCCAGTGTCTGTCTTTACAATTAATAAACCAACCTATAATTGGCAGATAAGTAATTTTACCGCTCCTAATGCAAATAATTTGCTGGTTTATGAACTTCTTGTCCGTGATTTTACTTCTGAAGGAACAATCAAAGCTGCTACTCAAAAACTTGATTATGTAAAATCACTAGGAATGACGGCAGTTGAATTAATGCCAATACAAGAGTTTGATGGTAATGATAGTTGGGGATATAATCCTAATTTCTATTTTGCGCCCGATAAAGCTTATGGCACATCTGAAGATTATAAAGCATTCATTGACGAGTGCCATAAACGTGGTTTGGCTGTGATTCTTGATGTTGTGTTTAATCATTCCTGGGGACAGTTCCCTTGGTGTAAGCTTTATTGGGACGCAACCAATAACCGTCCTGCAACCAATAATCCATTTTTTAATGCAGTGGCTCCTCATCCTTATTCTGTGGGAAATGATTTTAAACACAGTAACTCCAAGGTTCGTGGTTATTTTAAGAATGTGCTTGCTTATTGGTTACAGGAATATAAGATCGATGGCTTCCGTTTTGATCTATCCAAAGGATTTACGGATAAATTGAGTGATGAAAGCAGTGTTTCTAACTATGATGCCAGTCGTATCTCATACATAAAGGAATATATAGATACTATTAAAGTTGTGAATCCTAATGCTTATGCAATTCTTGAACATTTTTGTGCGACCAATGAAGAGTCTGAGCTAGCAAATGATGGTGCTATGCTTTGGCGAAATTTAAATGGAGCATATTGTCAAAGTGCAATGGGATATGTCACTGACAGCGATTTCTCAGGGCTATATTATGGATTGAATATGCCAGCTGGAAGTTTAATGGGATATATGGAAAGTCATGATGAAGAAAGAACAGCTTATAAAGCTGTAACCTATGGTGATTCTTCGTTGAAAAGCAGTCTGGAAGAGCGGATGAAACAGGCAGCTAATAACGCTGCTTTCTTCCTTACAGTACCTGGCCCGAAGATGGTTTGGCAATTTGGTGAAGTTGGTTACGATATTTCTATTAATGAAAATGGCCGTACAGGACGCAAACCTCTATTATGGGACTATTACGATATTGCTGCCCGTAAAGAATTGTATGATAATTATAGTAAACTGAATGCATTGAGAAATTCTTATCCGGATCTTTTCTCAACAAGTTCTACCTTTAGCTGGCAAGTAGGAACATCAGACTGGGATAATGGCCGTTTTATAAATATAGAATCTGCAGACAAACAAAAGCATGTAGTTTTAGCGGGCAACTTTAGTAGTTCGACTAAGAGTCTTTCTGTTACATTCCCTCATGCAGGTACATGGTATAATTATCTGGACAGGACTCCCATAACAGTAACTACAGCACAAGTTGTACAAGTTCCGAGTCATGAATTCAGGTTATATACAGACTTCTATCCATTAATATCAGGAATTAAAGACGTTCTTATTTCAGAAAAGGAGGTCTGTGGTATAGATGTCTATTCAATTAATGGAATGTTCATAAAAAGAGTGAAAGAAGCCTCAGACCTGGCTGAAATCAATTTGAAAAAAGGGTGTTATATAATTCGTACTAACTATGTTGATGGTACGGCAAGTGTAACTAAGATTCTAAAGTAA
- a CDS encoding biotin/lipoyl-containing protein, which yields MKQYKYKINGNLYKVTVNDIDENNIATVEVNGTPYKIEIDKPVVPKPVTRPAAAPKTESGAPVVTRKAAATNKSAVKSPLPGIILDIKVKVGDTVKKGQTVLILEAMKMENNIHADKDGKITAINVNNGDSVLEGTDLIIIE from the coding sequence ATGAAACAATATAAATATAAAATCAATGGAAACCTCTATAAAGTTACGGTTAATGACATTGATGAAAACAATATCGCTACAGTTGAAGTAAATGGTACACCTTACAAGATTGAAATAGATAAACCTGTAGTTCCTAAACCTGTAACCCGTCCGGCTGCTGCTCCTAAGACAGAGAGCGGGGCTCCTGTTGTTACCCGTAAAGCTGCCGCAACAAACAAGAGTGCAGTTAAATCTCCGCTTCCAGGTATTATTCTTGATATCAAGGTAAAAGTTGGGGATACTGTTAAGAAAGGCCAGACTGTTCTTATTCTTGAGGCAATGAAAATGGAGAATAATATCCATGCTGATAAAGATGGAAAAATTACTGCTATTAATGTAAACAATGGAGATTCTGTTCTTGAAGGTACAGATCTTATCATAATAGAATAA
- a CDS encoding sodium ion-translocating decarboxylase subunit beta: MGQLGTFLTNNLTDFWNNTGFVNVTPGGLIMLLVGMFLIYLAVKKDFEPKLLIPIGFGILIGNILPFSMGQGLDISENGSVLNILYQGLESGWYLPVMLLGIGAITDFSALISNPKLLLVGAAAQLGVFGAYILAIVLGLDPTQAASIGVIGGANGPIAIFLASKLSPELIGVVAISVYCYIALLPVIQPPIMRLLTNSNDRTIKMKPARQVSHTEKVIFPIIGLLLTCLLIPSALPLLGMLFFGNLLKESGVTRRLAETVSGALLDIVTVLLGLTVGITLTSGNFFTTSTLYAIILGILAIVIATAAGILFIKLLNIFLKQGNKINPLIGNAGISAPVSASISEEIGLEYDSTNYLSAHAMGPCVAGIIGAAIAAGVLMGFLM; this comes from the coding sequence ATGGGACAACTAGGAACATTTCTTACAAATAATCTTACTGACTTCTGGAATAATACAGGATTTGTAAATGTTACGCCAGGCGGGCTTATTATGCTGCTTGTCGGAATGTTTTTAATCTATCTGGCAGTCAAAAAAGACTTTGAACCGAAACTGCTGATTCCTATAGGTTTTGGTATTCTTATCGGTAATATTCTTCCTTTCAGCATGGGTCAGGGTTTAGATATCTCTGAGAATGGATCTGTACTCAACATTTTGTATCAAGGTTTAGAAAGTGGATGGTATCTGCCAGTAATGCTTCTTGGCATTGGTGCCATAACAGATTTTTCTGCCCTGATATCAAATCCTAAACTATTATTAGTTGGAGCTGCTGCACAATTAGGTGTTTTTGGTGCATATATCCTTGCTATAGTTTTAGGACTTGATCCTACTCAGGCAGCAAGTATTGGTGTTATTGGTGGCGCAAACGGACCAATTGCCATTTTTCTTGCATCTAAATTGTCTCCGGAATTAATTGGTGTAGTTGCCATCTCTGTTTATTGTTATATTGCTCTGTTGCCGGTAATACAGCCTCCAATTATGCGCTTATTGACTAATAGCAATGACAGAACAATCAAAATGAAACCAGCACGGCAGGTATCGCATACTGAAAAAGTAATATTCCCAATCATTGGATTATTACTTACCTGTTTGTTGATTCCTTCTGCTCTGCCATTATTGGGAATGCTATTCTTTGGTAATTTACTGAAAGAAAGTGGCGTTACTCGTCGTTTAGCTGAAACTGTTAGTGGGGCGTTGCTTGACATCGTTACAGTACTCTTAGGACTAACCGTTGGCATAACTCTTACTTCTGGTAATTTCTTTACTACAAGTACATTGTATGCCATTATCCTAGGTATTCTGGCAATCGTTATCGCCACTGCTGCTGGTATACTATTTATTAAGCTGCTTAATATATTCCTTAAACAAGGTAATAAGATTAATCCGCTTATTGGTAATGCCGGAATCTCAGCTCCTGTGTCAGCAAGCATTTCTGAGGAAATTGGCCTGGAATACGATTCTACGAATTACTTGTCAGCACATGCCATGGGACCTTGCGTAGCAGGTATTATCGGCGCTGCAATAGCAGCAGGTGTGCTTATGGGCTTCCTGATGTAA